The Chitinophagales bacterium genome includes a region encoding these proteins:
- a CDS encoding ABC transporter substrate-binding protein yields the protein MTSAPNRLLPLNGNNFLPVLFTFLALSTTTPLPLSQTKASVPVKNFHAFFLPASSRKTRPAEADSLFKRKHAFTIAILLPFGSSKVFINDLDDPSGYYFPEQSQLSVEYYQGAIIALDSLRNQGLDVKLLVRDIGLDTSQLRPVLEDPVFDSVDVMIGPIGNSGLRMTCEFSRNKGLWLISPFSVATKGLLPNPYYILANATLESHCEKIYKYISQRSFGKKICLVYRKQPGDLELVNYFKGFCRQLQDSNKIALQFLEINDSSTIKYTQIRDALSDSERNLIVIPSNDESFVKLIMKQLDGLTNEYLMDVFGMPTWINFNHIPKDQMVNVSTHITQNFWLDKSAPQVVKFKDAYAMKFNMNPTDYAVKGYDQMMYFGGLLLQQGTDFTGAFHKAGVPELAESFSIVPVMKDDSSNLILYNENKSVIMLQYTADSLIKVQE from the coding sequence ATGACATCAGCTCCAAACCGCCTGCTACCATTGAATGGGAATAATTTTTTGCCCGTATTATTTACTTTTCTTGCCTTATCTACTACCACTCCCCTGCCACTAAGTCAAACAAAAGCGAGTGTTCCAGTTAAAAATTTTCATGCTTTTTTTTTACCAGCGTCTTCAAGAAAAACACGACCTGCTGAAGCAGATAGCCTCTTTAAACGCAAGCATGCATTTACCATTGCGATACTCCTGCCTTTCGGGAGCAGTAAAGTCTTTATTAATGATCTGGATGATCCATCCGGCTATTATTTTCCGGAACAGAGCCAGCTTTCTGTAGAATATTACCAGGGCGCCATTATCGCTCTGGATTCATTGCGTAACCAAGGCCTCGATGTCAAATTGCTTGTGCGTGATATTGGGTTGGATACAAGCCAGCTAAGACCTGTTCTTGAAGATCCGGTCTTCGATTCTGTGGATGTTATGATAGGACCTATTGGCAACAGTGGTTTACGGATGACATGTGAATTCTCCAGGAATAAAGGGCTATGGCTGATTTCTCCATTCTCAGTGGCCACCAAAGGACTTTTGCCGAATCCTTACTACATACTTGCAAACGCGACACTAGAGTCGCATTGTGAAAAGATATACAAATATATAAGCCAAAGAAGTTTTGGTAAAAAAATATGCCTCGTTTACAGAAAGCAGCCGGGAGACCTGGAGCTTGTGAACTATTTTAAAGGCTTCTGTCGACAACTTCAGGATAGCAATAAGATTGCATTGCAATTTCTTGAAATCAATGACAGCAGCACAATTAAGTACACGCAGATCCGTGATGCACTAAGCGATTCCGAAAGGAACCTAATTGTAATACCCTCAAATGATGAGTCTTTTGTGAAGTTGATTATGAAGCAGCTTGACGGGCTAACCAATGAATATCTTATGGATGTTTTTGGAATGCCGACATGGATAAATTTTAATCATATTCCTAAGGATCAAATGGTTAATGTTTCCACTCATATCACCCAAAATTTCTGGCTTGATAAGTCTGCACCTCAAGTCGTAAAATTCAAAGATGCTTATGCAATGAAATTTAATATGAATCCTACCGATTATGCAGTAAAAGGGTATGATCAGATGATGTATTTCGGGGGATTGCTGTTGCAGCAGGGAACTGATTTTACAGGAGCATTCCATAAAGCAGGTGTTCCTGAACTGGCGGAATCTTTCTCCATTGTGCCTGTAATGAAGGATGACAGCAGCAATCTTATACTGTACAACGAAAACAAATCAGTTATCATGCTTCAATACACAGCTGATTCATTGATTAAGGTGCAAGAATAA
- the guaA gene encoding glutamine-hydrolyzing GMP synthase encodes MEKILIIDFGSQYTQLIARRVRELHIYCEIYPFHKYPAPDESVKGIILSGSPYSVHDNDFADIDLQHLLGRYPVLGICYGAQLIAKKTGGDILRARKREYGRAMLHLLDLDDLFVEGIAEDSQVWMSHGDTIATLPGIFEVIANSDSIEIAAYRSSKDSLEHPVYGLQFHPEVNHSAEGKKLLYNFCVRICKCNPNWTPESFISSSVTDIREKVGDDHVMLALSGGVDSTVAAGLLHQAIGRNLFCFFVNNGLLRRNEFDQVLNTYKQMGLNIDGVDASARFVNALTNVTDPESKRKIIGEQFIRVFEEEAQKFDGIKWLAQGTIYPDVIESVSVHGPSQTIKSHHNVGGLPEKMHLKIIEPLRSLFKDEVRNVGAELKIPPEILNRHPFPGPGLAIRIVGAITPEKILLLQQADDVFISALKKHGLYDKVWQAGAILLPVQSVGVMGDERTYENTICLRAVESTDGMTADWSHLPYQFLASVSSEIINNIKGINRVVYDISSKPPATIEWE; translated from the coding sequence TTCATAAATACCCCGCGCCAGATGAAAGCGTGAAGGGTATAATTTTGTCGGGCAGCCCCTATTCTGTGCATGATAATGATTTCGCTGATATTGATCTTCAGCATCTGTTGGGCAGATATCCTGTATTGGGTATTTGTTATGGTGCTCAACTGATTGCTAAAAAGACGGGCGGCGATATATTGCGCGCCAGGAAAAGGGAATATGGGAGAGCGATGCTGCACCTTTTAGATTTAGATGACTTATTTGTCGAAGGGATTGCAGAAGATTCACAGGTTTGGATGTCCCACGGTGATACCATTGCTACACTGCCCGGAATATTTGAAGTAATTGCAAACTCGGACAGCATTGAAATTGCTGCTTATAGAAGCAGTAAGGATTCGCTTGAGCATCCAGTATATGGTCTTCAGTTTCATCCGGAAGTTAATCATTCGGCAGAAGGTAAAAAATTACTGTATAACTTTTGTGTTCGCATTTGTAAATGCAACCCAAACTGGACACCGGAGTCCTTTATTAGCAGCTCGGTGACTGACATTCGTGAAAAGGTTGGTGACGACCATGTGATGTTGGCGTTATCAGGCGGCGTTGATTCTACGGTAGCAGCAGGACTACTTCATCAGGCTATTGGCCGCAACCTTTTTTGTTTTTTTGTCAATAACGGATTGTTGCGCAGGAATGAATTCGATCAGGTATTGAACACTTATAAACAAATGGGGCTTAATATTGATGGTGTTGATGCAAGTGCAAGGTTTGTAAATGCATTGACGAATGTAACGGACCCCGAGTCAAAAAGAAAAATTATTGGCGAGCAGTTCATCAGGGTGTTTGAAGAGGAAGCTCAGAAATTTGATGGAATAAAATGGTTGGCGCAAGGTACCATCTACCCTGATGTGATTGAGTCTGTTTCAGTGCATGGCCCGTCGCAAACAATTAAAAGTCATCATAATGTTGGTGGACTGCCAGAAAAAATGCATTTGAAAATTATAGAACCGTTACGTTCATTATTTAAGGATGAGGTTCGGAATGTTGGCGCAGAACTGAAGATTCCTCCAGAGATTTTAAACCGCCATCCCTTTCCAGGCCCCGGGCTGGCGATCAGAATTGTAGGCGCTATTACCCCTGAAAAAATCCTTTTGTTACAGCAAGCTGATGATGTTTTTATTTCAGCATTGAAGAAACATGGTCTCTACGATAAAGTGTGGCAGGCAGGTGCTATCTTGCTTCCTGTGCAATCGGTTGGTGTCATGGGTGATGAACGCACCTATGAAAATACAATTTGCCTCAGGGCTGTTGAATCAACGGATGGCATGACTGCAGACTGGAGTCATCTGCCTTACCAGTTCCTGGCATCGGTTTCCAGTGAGATCATTAATAACATTAAAGGGATTAACCGCGTAGTATATGACATCAGCTCCAAACCGCCTGCTACCATTGAATGGGAATAA